A single genomic interval of Methanorbis rubei harbors:
- the gyrA gene encoding DNA gyrase subunit A has product MTSEDQQQSVEKITHRVAPINIEDEMKNCFIDYAMSVIIGRAIPDARDGLKPVHRRILYAMLHDEGNTSDKAYKKSAKAVAATMGNYHPHGDSAIYDTLVKMAQPFSYRYPLIDGQGNFGSIDGDSAAAYRYTEARLTKAAESLLEDIEKETVDFVPNFDESSEEPDVLPSRIPNLLVNGTTGIAVGMATSMMPHNLGEVCDLVAAFIDQPEMTVEDMMKILPAPDFPTGGIIMGTDGVKNAYLTGQGKVVVRGVAEIEERKKNFEQIVITEIPYQVNKAVMIERIAELVKNKQIEGISDLRDESDKDGIRVIIELKQGVQGNVVLNQLYKHTQLESSFGITNLAIVEKKPMILSLSEMLKHFISHRMSVVRRRSQFDLRKAEERKHILDGLLKALDMIDEVIATIRGSPEVAAAQVALVSKFGFSEMQADAILKMQLRRLAALEQQKIIDEKNELQIIIDKLNWILASDANILSVVKEETAEIREKYADDRRSKIDYSANTDMDILDFIEDKQVLVMLTSQDYIKRMPLESCRQQRRGGRGVTGMTTKDEDSVDKVFLASTHDYLLCFTNKGRAYWLRVHEIPEGSRQSKGKAIVNLLNLTDEEVAAVIPLRSFDSDKYLFFATKMGKVGKMSQELFSRPRTGGLIAITILEGDELVDVMVTDGSCDVVLTTWLGQSLRFGEDAVRNTGRGAQGVKGITLRGTDAVRALTLVEKDHLLTITEGGFGKRTPFEEFRGKGRGTQGVRNIVTNLERGGVVSSIAIGDDEEIVITTAGGVVMRTQAGDISIQKRSTQGVRVIRVDVGDKVTSVAVVPADDEAEETVESPDSGAPVDEVQQNQFSDEGEE; this is encoded by the coding sequence TTGACATCTGAAGACCAGCAGCAGTCTGTCGAAAAGATAACCCACCGCGTTGCACCGATCAACATCGAAGACGAGATGAAGAACTGTTTCATCGATTATGCGATGTCGGTCATCATCGGTCGTGCGATTCCTGATGCACGTGACGGTTTAAAACCGGTTCACCGCAGAATTTTGTACGCGATGCTCCATGACGAGGGCAACACGAGCGACAAGGCCTACAAGAAGTCGGCAAAAGCTGTGGCAGCAACCATGGGTAACTACCACCCGCACGGAGACTCGGCAATTTACGACACGCTTGTCAAGATGGCCCAACCGTTCTCGTACCGATATCCGCTGATTGATGGTCAGGGTAACTTCGGTTCGATTGACGGCGACTCGGCAGCAGCATACCGTTACACCGAGGCACGTCTGACGAAGGCGGCAGAGTCGCTTCTCGAAGACATCGAAAAAGAGACGGTTGACTTCGTCCCGAACTTTGATGAGTCTTCCGAAGAGCCGGATGTTCTGCCGAGCAGAATCCCGAATCTTCTGGTGAACGGAACGACCGGTATTGCGGTCGGTATGGCGACAAGCATGATGCCGCACAACCTCGGCGAGGTCTGTGATCTGGTTGCGGCTTTCATCGACCAGCCGGAGATGACGGTTGAGGATATGATGAAGATCCTTCCGGCGCCCGATTTCCCGACCGGCGGTATCATCATGGGTACTGACGGTGTGAAAAACGCTTACCTCACCGGTCAGGGCAAGGTTGTTGTCCGCGGTGTTGCAGAAATTGAGGAGCGGAAGAAGAACTTTGAACAGATTGTGATCACCGAGATTCCCTATCAGGTGAACAAGGCGGTAATGATCGAGAGGATCGCTGAACTTGTGAAGAACAAGCAGATCGAGGGTATCAGCGATCTGCGTGATGAGTCTGACAAGGATGGTATCCGCGTCATCATTGAGCTGAAGCAGGGTGTGCAGGGCAATGTGGTTTTGAACCAGCTCTACAAACACACTCAGCTTGAGAGCTCGTTTGGTATCACAAACCTCGCGATCGTTGAGAAGAAGCCGATGATTCTCTCTCTGTCTGAGATGCTCAAGCACTTCATCTCTCACCGCATGTCGGTTGTTCGCAGACGTTCGCAGTTTGATCTGCGAAAGGCCGAGGAGCGCAAGCATATTCTGGACGGTCTCTTAAAGGCTCTGGATATGATCGATGAGGTCATCGCAACGATTCGCGGCTCGCCCGAAGTTGCGGCAGCTCAGGTTGCCCTTGTCAGCAAATTCGGATTTTCGGAGATGCAGGCTGATGCGATTCTGAAGATGCAGCTCCGTCGCCTCGCAGCTCTGGAACAGCAGAAGATCATTGATGAGAAGAATGAGCTTCAGATTATCATCGATAAGCTGAACTGGATCTTAGCATCTGATGCAAACATCCTGTCTGTCGTGAAGGAGGAGACCGCAGAGATTCGCGAGAAGTATGCGGATGACCGCAGAAGCAAGATCGATTACTCGGCAAACACTGACATGGATATTCTTGATTTCATCGAGGATAAACAGGTTTTAGTGATGCTGACTTCGCAGGATTACATCAAGCGGATGCCGCTTGAGTCATGCCGTCAGCAGCGCCGCGGAGGCCGCGGTGTGACCGGTATGACGACGAAGGACGAGGACTCGGTCGATAAGGTGTTCCTTGCAAGCACGCATGATTATCTGCTCTGTTTCACGAACAAGGGCCGTGCGTACTGGCTGCGGGTGCATGAGATTCCCGAAGGGTCGCGCCAGAGCAAAGGAAAAGCGATTGTGAATCTGCTGAACCTGACCGATGAAGAAGTCGCAGCAGTTATCCCTCTGAGAAGCTTTGACTCAGACAAGTATCTCTTCTTTGCAACGAAGATGGGCAAGGTCGGCAAGATGTCGCAGGAGCTGTTCTCGCGTCCGCGTACCGGTGGTCTGATTGCGATCACGATTCTTGAAGGCGATGAACTGGTGGATGTGATGGTTACTGACGGGTCCTGCGATGTTGTTCTGACGACCTGGCTCGGTCAGAGTCTGCGGTTCGGCGAGGATGCGGTGCGAAACACGGGACGCGGTGCTCAGGGTGTGAAGGGTATTACGCTTCGCGGCACTGACGCGGTTCGTGCGCTGACGCTTGTGGAGAAGGATCATCTTCTGACGATCACCGAAGGCGGCTTTGGTAAGAGGACTCCGTTCGAGGAGTTCCGCGGCAAGGGTCGCGGTACGCAGGGTGTCAGAAATATTGTGACGAACCTTGAACGCGGCGGCGTTGTCTCTTCGATCGCCATCGGAGATGATGAGGAGATTGTTATCACGACTGCGGGCGGTGTTGTGATGCGCACGCAGGCCGGCGACATTTCTATTCAGAAACGCAGCACTCAGGGAGTGCGTGTAATTCGTGTGGATGTCGGGGACAAAGTGACGAGTGTTGCGGTTGTTCCTGCTGATGATGAGGCTGAGGAAACTGTTGAGTCTCCTGACTCTGGTGCTCCGGTCGATGAGGTTCAGCAGAATCAGTTCTCTGATGAAGGCGAAGAGTAA
- a CDS encoding NusA-like transcription termination signal-binding factor, whose translation MERTIGFKERRYIEELRILTRATAFDCLIDDRFERIIYVIKPGDMGLAIGKNGDNIKKMSRVLGKRIEMVEFAENREQFVANMFKPAEVSAVQFGADDEPVTVIVPEKGDVGIAIGKNGSTIEKARQLVQRFYGKEVDDIAIPEEEDL comes from the coding sequence ATGGAGCGGACTATCGGGTTCAAGGAACGCCGGTATATTGAGGAGCTCAGAATTTTAACGAGGGCGACGGCGTTCGACTGTCTGATCGATGACCGGTTTGAACGGATTATTTATGTGATTAAGCCGGGAGATATGGGTCTTGCGATTGGGAAGAACGGCGATAATATCAAGAAGATGTCGCGTGTTCTCGGGAAACGAATTGAGATGGTGGAGTTTGCGGAGAACCGCGAGCAGTTTGTTGCGAATATGTTCAAGCCTGCGGAGGTTTCTGCGGTGCAGTTTGGTGCGGATGATGAGCCGGTAACGGTGATTGTTCCTGAGAAGGGCGATGTTGGTATTGCAATCGGGAAGAACGGTTCTACGATTGAGAAGGCACGCCAGCTTGTCCAGAGGTTCTATGGGAAAGAGGTTGACGATATTGCGATTCCTGAGGAGGAGGATTTGTGA
- a CDS encoding adenylyltransferase/cytidyltransferase family protein, giving the protein MKRIVATGTFDILHPGHLFYLEESKKLGDELWVIVAREQNIKHKPLPIVPEEQRLKMIQGLRCVDHAVLGDTVDMYRPIAEIDPDIITLGFNQKFSEEKLITEMRKRNIRAEIMRIGDFSGCKFNSSTTIIDEAVKRRCEK; this is encoded by the coding sequence GTGAAGAGGATCGTTGCAACCGGCACATTTGATATTCTGCATCCCGGCCACCTCTTCTATCTCGAAGAGTCAAAAAAGCTCGGCGACGAACTTTGGGTGATCGTTGCAAGAGAACAGAACATTAAGCACAAACCTCTCCCGATTGTTCCGGAAGAGCAGCGCCTGAAGATGATTCAGGGTCTGCGCTGCGTTGACCACGCAGTCCTCGGCGACACGGTCGATATGTACCGCCCAATTGCAGAGATTGATCCTGACATTATCACACTCGGATTCAATCAGAAGTTTTCCGAGGAGAAGCTGATTACAGAGATGCGAAAGCGAAACATTCGCGCTGAGATCATGCGTATCGGAGACTTTTCCGGATGCAAATTCAACTCTTCAACAACGATTATCGACGAGGCTGTGAAACGGAGATGTGAGAAATGA
- a CDS encoding NDP-sugar synthase produces MKACIMCGGEGTRLRPLTFERPKPCIPIANSPSIVHLVTHLANLGFTDIVITIGYLGDEIQKALGDGSLYGATITYVPEKVKLGTAGSVKNAEEYLNDAPFLVVGGDHMTDLNVLEFYREHMNSSAITSIGLISIEDPREFGIAEIDASLRIRRFREKPSPGEIFSNLASTGIYVCDPRIFEFIPSGVKFDFAKDLFPLLMERGYQLNGWLARGNWTDVGNPVMLRAAEKWKLQENALTSVSGTLNVKDAHITGPVRFGDGITLGAGSRVVGPVFIGSGAMIGENVIIGPYTSIGENVMIKSNAKIFSSSIYNGVVVGANTTISGSIIDIDTTIGDNCSIEHNTVVGPRSVLRNGVTIHSGTRLWPEVIVPERSVVTEHMLNDKFDTRYEGS; encoded by the coding sequence ATGAAAGCCTGCATTATGTGCGGCGGCGAGGGTACGCGTCTTCGCCCGTTGACTTTTGAGCGGCCGAAGCCGTGTATTCCGATTGCGAACAGTCCGTCTATTGTTCACTTAGTGACGCATCTTGCAAATCTTGGTTTTACGGATATTGTTATTACGATCGGTTATCTTGGTGATGAGATTCAGAAGGCTCTGGGCGATGGGTCGCTGTACGGTGCGACGATTACGTATGTGCCGGAGAAGGTGAAGCTGGGAACGGCAGGGTCGGTGAAGAATGCGGAGGAGTATCTGAATGATGCGCCGTTCCTTGTTGTGGGCGGGGATCATATGACGGATCTGAATGTTCTTGAGTTTTACCGCGAGCACATGAATTCGTCGGCGATTACGTCGATCGGGCTGATCAGTATCGAGGATCCGCGCGAGTTTGGTATTGCGGAGATTGATGCGTCGCTTCGTATCCGCAGGTTCCGCGAGAAGCCTTCTCCGGGAGAAATTTTTTCCAATCTTGCGAGCACGGGCATTTATGTGTGCGATCCGCGGATTTTTGAGTTTATTCCGTCCGGTGTGAAGTTTGATTTTGCGAAGGATCTGTTCCCGCTTCTGATGGAGAGGGGGTATCAGCTGAACGGGTGGCTTGCCCGCGGGAACTGGACTGATGTGGGTAATCCTGTGATGCTGCGTGCGGCAGAGAAGTGGAAGCTGCAGGAGAATGCGTTGACGAGTGTGTCCGGTACGCTGAATGTGAAGGATGCGCATATTACGGGCCCGGTGCGGTTTGGTGATGGTATTACGCTTGGTGCAGGGTCGCGTGTGGTTGGTCCGGTGTTTATCGGGTCAGGGGCTATGATCGGGGAGAATGTGATTATCGGTCCGTACACGAGTATCGGTGAGAATGTGATGATTAAGAGTAATGCGAAGATCTTTTCTTCGTCGATTTACAATGGTGTGGTTGTTGGGGCGAATACGACGATTTCTGGGAGTATTATTGATATTGATACGACGATCGGTGATAACTGCTCAATTGAGCATAATACGGTTGTGGGTCCGCGGTCGGTTCTGCGGAATGGGGTGACGATTCATTCAGGCACACGACTGTGGCCTGAGGTTATTGTTCCCGAGCGGTCGGTTGTGACAGAACACATGCTGAATGATAAGTTCGATACGCGTTACGAAGGTTCGTGA
- a CDS encoding ammonium transporter: MDIDTGATAWVLISAALVLLMVPAVGLFYGGMVRKKNVIATMMLSLTALALGVIQWIIIGYTLAFGSDIGGLIGNLEFLGLNNVSIDGVTGEIPEMLFICFQMMFACLALAILSSGVVGRIKMSAYLIFGAIWLTIVYAPLAHWAWGGGWAGQLGALDFAGGTVVHISSGFAALALAVVIGRRLGYGNQVMNPHNIPLTLIGGVFLILGWFGFNAGSALAANNIAASAFLVTAVACAAGALTWMAISWKSGKPSSLGFITGAIAGLVGITPAAGFVNVGGALAIGIITAIVCYAALTWRIKKGLDDSLDAWAVHGMGGFAGAILTGVFAITAIGGVGGLIEGNITQFGIQILDACVAVIYAFGVTFLIAWVIDKIIGLRVTDDEEYVGLDIAQHGEVVN; this comes from the coding sequence ATGGATATTGATACTGGTGCGACAGCCTGGGTACTGATTTCAGCCGCATTAGTACTGCTGATGGTGCCCGCAGTAGGCCTGTTCTACGGTGGAATGGTAAGAAAAAAGAACGTCATCGCAACCATGATGCTGTCTCTTACAGCCCTCGCCCTCGGCGTAATCCAATGGATCATCATCGGATACACCCTTGCGTTCGGCAGTGATATTGGCGGCCTCATAGGAAACCTTGAGTTCCTCGGACTCAACAACGTCTCAATCGACGGAGTAACCGGGGAAATTCCGGAGATGCTCTTCATCTGCTTCCAGATGATGTTCGCATGTCTGGCACTTGCAATCCTCTCCTCCGGAGTCGTTGGCAGAATTAAAATGTCGGCATACCTCATCTTCGGTGCAATCTGGCTCACAATCGTCTACGCCCCGCTCGCCCACTGGGCCTGGGGCGGAGGATGGGCAGGCCAGCTTGGAGCCCTTGACTTTGCTGGCGGAACAGTCGTTCACATCAGTTCCGGATTTGCAGCACTCGCACTCGCCGTCGTAATCGGCAGACGCCTCGGCTACGGAAATCAGGTCATGAACCCGCACAACATCCCGCTCACCCTCATCGGCGGAGTATTCCTCATCCTTGGATGGTTCGGATTTAACGCAGGAAGTGCGCTCGCCGCAAACAACATTGCCGCAAGTGCATTCCTCGTAACCGCAGTCGCCTGTGCTGCAGGGGCCCTCACCTGGATGGCGATATCATGGAAGAGCGGAAAGCCAAGTTCCCTTGGATTCATCACCGGAGCTATCGCAGGACTTGTCGGAATCACTCCCGCAGCAGGATTTGTCAACGTCGGCGGCGCTCTTGCAATCGGTATCATCACCGCAATAGTCTGCTATGCAGCCCTTACCTGGAGAATCAAGAAAGGACTTGACGACTCCCTTGACGCATGGGCAGTACATGGAATGGGAGGATTTGCCGGAGCAATCCTCACCGGAGTCTTCGCAATCACCGCAATCGGCGGAGTCGGCGGACTCATCGAAGGAAACATCACGCAGTTCGGCATCCAGATACTCGATGCATGTGTTGCAGTCATCTACGCATTCGGCGTTACCTTCCTCATCGCATGGGTGATCGACAAGATCATCGGCCTGCGGGTCACCGATGACGAAGAGTATGTCGGCTTGGATATCGCCCAGCACGGCGAGGTAGTAAACTAA
- a CDS encoding Mov34/MPN/PAD-1 family protein, producing MLVRAIDREVLDLLLEMGRSSAPNEFIVMTGAEKGVITTVYPIAGTTVTSASATIFMDMIPLGMQIAGTAHSHPNGALWPSDADLQTFAETGQCHIIVGDPYEPDSWRCFDREGRERTLEVIG from the coding sequence ATGTTAGTGCGCGCAATTGACCGTGAGGTTCTGGATCTTCTGCTTGAGATGGGCAGATCCAGCGCCCCCAATGAGTTCATCGTTATGACCGGCGCAGAAAAAGGCGTTATCACCACGGTGTATCCGATTGCGGGAACAACGGTCACGAGTGCAAGCGCCACAATCTTCATGGACATGATACCGCTCGGCATGCAGATAGCAGGGACCGCACACAGCCATCCGAACGGCGCACTCTGGCCTTCGGATGCCGACCTGCAGACCTTTGCCGAGACCGGTCAGTGCCACATCATCGTCGGCGACCCCTATGAACCGGACAGCTGGCGCTGTTTCGACCGCGAAGGACGCGAGCGGACACTGGAGGTAATCGGGTGA
- a CDS encoding DUF2284 domain-containing protein codes for MTKYSTDEEVQRLTEFVKKNGGDAVRIPAEKVITGEWVRMKCLFGCNGFGRRFSCPPYTPTPSETRAALDCYTDALLVRFEGDVGETTPERLVSREMTRYVQTLMHELEEMAFHDGFYKAFSYTGHQCGWCAKCCAKEENAVITDCKNRRKMRPSMEAAGIDVYATCKNAGWELEVLECTQVEGGTVLNKPMTTVMLLLVE; via the coding sequence ATGACAAAGTATTCTACAGACGAGGAAGTTCAGCGGCTGACCGAGTTCGTGAAAAAGAACGGCGGGGATGCGGTACGCATTCCAGCAGAGAAAGTGATCACCGGCGAGTGGGTCAGGATGAAATGCCTGTTTGGCTGCAACGGGTTCGGCAGACGTTTCTCCTGCCCCCCTTACACGCCGACGCCGTCGGAGACGCGGGCCGCGCTTGACTGCTACACCGATGCCCTGCTTGTCCGCTTCGAGGGGGATGTGGGGGAAACGACTCCTGAGCGGCTGGTCTCCCGTGAGATGACGCGGTATGTGCAAACCCTGATGCATGAGCTTGAAGAGATGGCATTTCATGACGGCTTTTACAAGGCCTTCAGCTACACCGGCCATCAATGCGGCTGGTGCGCAAAGTGCTGTGCAAAGGAGGAGAACGCAGTTATCACGGACTGCAAGAACCGCAGGAAGATGCGGCCCAGTATGGAGGCGGCAGGCATCGATGTGTATGCAACCTGCAAAAATGCCGGATGGGAACTTGAGGTTCTGGAGTGCACGCAGGTGGAAGGCGGGACGGTTCTGAATAAGCCGATGACGACCGTCATGCTGCTGCTTGTGGAGTAA
- the hisE gene encoding phosphoribosyl-ATP diphosphatase, which translates to MADALVFDELWEIICERADVDPGKKSYVRHLLFHEKGIDKPLEKVGEEAFEFVLAVKNGREEEIVGEAADLLFHVMVALKAADVDFRKVEEELEVRRAGMHLHD; encoded by the coding sequence ATGGCTGATGCTTTGGTGTTTGATGAGCTTTGGGAGATTATCTGCGAGCGTGCGGATGTTGATCCAGGGAAGAAGTCGTATGTGCGGCATCTGCTGTTTCATGAGAAGGGGATTGATAAGCCGCTTGAGAAAGTAGGTGAGGAGGCCTTTGAGTTTGTGCTTGCGGTGAAGAACGGCCGTGAGGAGGAGATCGTCGGAGAGGCAGCTGATCTGCTGTTTCATGTGATGGTTGCGCTGAAGGCGGCTGATGTGGATTTTAGAAAAGTGGAAGAGGAGCTTGAGGTCCGGCGGGCCGGCATGCATCTCCACGACTGA
- a CDS encoding P-II family nitrogen regulator → MKMIVAIIRPEKVDDVVDALEAQNIPGVTITDVRGRGEQRGICLQYRAGKMQIHTLPKTKLEIVIPDKDVETTIKTIREYARTGKKGDGRIFVLPVEAAAWVRTDELIID, encoded by the coding sequence ATGAAAATGATCGTTGCAATCATCCGCCCGGAGAAGGTGGATGACGTAGTAGATGCCCTTGAAGCACAGAACATACCGGGAGTCACCATCACCGACGTCCGCGGACGCGGTGAACAGAGAGGAATCTGTCTGCAGTACCGTGCAGGAAAGATGCAGATCCACACGCTCCCAAAGACGAAACTCGAGATCGTTATCCCTGACAAAGATGTCGAGACAACCATCAAAACCATCCGCGAATATGCACGCACCGGCAAAAAAGGAGACGGACGAATCTTTGTCCTGCCGGTCGAGGCAGCGGCATGGGTCCGCACTGATGAGCTCATCATCGACTGA
- a CDS encoding SprT family zinc-dependent metalloprotease, whose translation MRSEEVTGFGSVVWEGESISYTVVYSSRRRSWAVEVKPDGCVIVRMPQQVPPEKVRMLVEEKAEWIFTQVKKYGSRVGIVRNYIDGEMLPFFGVEYPVVRKAGAVAKAEFLDDCFVVTVPEGFSPDASRDVAKDMIVLLFRRIGFSPLEEIIGKYAPLAGVEPPQLRIRLQERKWGCCTPKNGIIVNARVLLGPKIVAEYIVVHELAHQRYRHHQKSFWDEVERLMPNYQEAERILKTDGWKFVF comes from the coding sequence ATGCGCTCAGAGGAGGTTACGGGCTTTGGTTCGGTGGTTTGGGAAGGGGAGTCGATCAGCTACACGGTTGTCTACAGCAGCCGGAGGAGGTCGTGGGCTGTTGAGGTGAAGCCTGACGGCTGTGTTATTGTGCGGATGCCCCAGCAGGTGCCGCCCGAGAAGGTGCGAATGCTTGTGGAGGAGAAGGCTGAGTGGATATTTACTCAGGTGAAGAAGTACGGGTCCCGGGTCGGCATCGTCCGCAATTATATCGATGGGGAGATGCTGCCGTTTTTTGGTGTTGAGTATCCGGTTGTGCGAAAGGCTGGAGCAGTTGCAAAGGCTGAGTTTCTGGACGACTGTTTTGTGGTGACGGTGCCCGAAGGATTTTCTCCTGATGCGTCCCGGGACGTTGCGAAAGATATGATTGTGCTGCTGTTTCGGCGGATCGGGTTTTCGCCGCTTGAGGAGATTATTGGCAAGTATGCTCCGCTCGCAGGGGTTGAGCCGCCGCAGCTTCGAATACGGCTTCAGGAACGGAAGTGGGGATGCTGCACGCCGAAGAATGGTATTATTGTAAATGCCCGCGTGCTTCTCGGCCCAAAGATTGTTGCCGAGTATATTGTTGTTCACGAGCTTGCGCATCAGCGGTACCGGCATCATCAGAAGAGTTTCTGGGATGAGGTGGAGCGGCTGATGCCGAACTATCAGGAAGCTGAGAGGATTTTAAAAACAGACGGCTGGAAGTTTGTGTTTTAA
- a CDS encoding phosphoesterase: MPFSFRKKSTKVKPALQEKIVARTTSIVHLTHNDLDAAGSDAVCRMVHGNDILTLFSSVNRFGWFVSQVGGCNGKEDTLIISDLGYQNGIEDTIRKAHAAGWKIQWYDHHKWTEEEMNRVRPFVVSLEVDTSRCATGVVAEALAKNNSTAAEVARVVCDYDLWKHEYPSSAVLGMVTSKRENLELIRDKFVEGVIIDEEVEKIFEGIERDKNACIKKSIRHAKIFRGKHVIAVMPAYGYPSETAAAARKELGCTMEVLVFDNGKFSLRSVEPLSHLIAKKFNGGGHPNASGGSFTYGWKEKWMLKLFGRVSCAKEFVETAESI; this comes from the coding sequence ATGCCCTTCTCTTTCCGCAAAAAGTCTACCAAGGTAAAACCGGCTCTTCAGGAAAAAATTGTCGCGCGAACCACATCAATCGTGCACCTCACCCACAACGATCTCGATGCCGCAGGCTCAGATGCTGTCTGCCGGATGGTTCACGGAAACGATATTCTCACTCTCTTCTCCTCGGTCAACCGGTTCGGCTGGTTCGTCTCACAGGTTGGAGGATGCAACGGAAAAGAAGACACCCTCATAATCTCAGACCTCGGCTACCAGAACGGCATTGAGGATACTATCAGAAAAGCCCATGCAGCAGGCTGGAAAATTCAGTGGTACGACCACCACAAATGGACCGAAGAGGAAATGAACCGTGTCCGGCCCTTCGTCGTATCCCTTGAGGTCGACACGAGCCGCTGTGCAACAGGCGTTGTAGCAGAAGCACTCGCAAAAAATAACTCCACCGCAGCGGAAGTTGCCAGAGTTGTCTGCGACTACGATCTCTGGAAGCATGAATATCCCAGCTCGGCAGTTCTCGGAATGGTGACATCCAAACGCGAAAACCTCGAACTCATCCGCGACAAGTTCGTCGAAGGCGTAATCATCGATGAAGAGGTCGAAAAGATCTTCGAAGGAATCGAACGCGACAAGAATGCCTGCATCAAAAAAAGCATCAGACATGCAAAAATATTCCGCGGAAAACATGTCATTGCCGTGATGCCTGCCTACGGCTACCCCAGTGAAACGGCAGCCGCCGCACGAAAAGAGCTCGGCTGCACCATGGAAGTTCTGGTCTTTGACAATGGAAAGTTCTCTCTCAGAAGCGTTGAGCCATTAAGTCACCTCATCGCAAAAAAGTTCAACGGCGGCGGCCATCCAAACGCATCCGGCGGAAGCTTCACCTACGGCTGGAAGGAGAAATGGATGCTCAAACTTTTCGGACGGGTTTCCTGTGCGAAAGAGTTTGTAGAGACTGCTGAGAGCATTTGA
- a CDS encoding nitroreductase family protein — MKSALSSPLTIICDTDACTSCGLCATICTTRKITGEKGKNPDINNAGPCISCGHCIAVCPANALSTSTKTFTSPENIEAYHSGLDADILAQYLKSRRSIRTWKDKPVAKEDLDRLLDIAAYAPSAANIHPVKWAVTADPKKVQEFAKASVAYLKTLPADHPAAGIAQMLIAGADAGGDPICRNAPALLIAASESGQDFGLIDSIIALSYIDIFAPSLKIGTCWVGYVMLMLNLKPDLGKILGIPDNWTPQYAMLVGYQGVAFSQIPPRETPEIIWN, encoded by the coding sequence ATGAAATCAGCTCTCTCCTCACCTCTCACAATCATCTGCGACACGGACGCCTGCACCTCCTGCGGCCTCTGCGCAACCATATGCACCACAAGAAAAATCACCGGTGAAAAAGGAAAAAATCCTGACATCAACAATGCAGGCCCCTGCATCTCCTGCGGCCACTGCATCGCAGTATGTCCCGCAAACGCACTCTCAACCAGCACCAAGACCTTCACCTCACCGGAAAACATCGAAGCATACCACTCCGGGCTTGACGCAGACATCCTCGCACAGTACCTCAAAAGCCGCCGCTCGATCAGAACATGGAAAGATAAGCCGGTAGCAAAAGAGGATCTCGACCGCCTCCTTGACATCGCCGCATACGCCCCATCTGCTGCGAACATCCATCCGGTCAAATGGGCGGTCACAGCAGATCCGAAAAAAGTACAGGAATTCGCCAAAGCCTCGGTCGCATACCTCAAAACCCTTCCCGCAGATCATCCCGCAGCAGGAATTGCACAAATGCTCATCGCCGGAGCTGATGCCGGAGGCGACCCGATCTGCCGAAATGCTCCCGCACTCTTGATCGCAGCATCTGAATCAGGTCAGGACTTCGGACTCATCGACAGCATCATCGCCCTCTCCTACATCGACATCTTTGCTCCTTCACTAAAAATCGGCACCTGCTGGGTAGGCTACGTCATGCTGATGCTCAACCTCAAGCCAGACCTTGGAAAAATTCTCGGCATACCGGATAACTGGACACCGCAGTACGCCATGCTTGTTGGATATCAGGGTGTTGCATTCTCACAGATTCCGCCAAGAGAAACTCCTGAGATCATCTGGAACTAA